One stretch of Streptomyces hygroscopicus DNA includes these proteins:
- a CDS encoding oxidoreductase — protein MSAPVALITGGTSGIGKATAELLHRRGYQVIVTGQNPDTIAAAEKEFPEGVVVVRADARSLAETDRVVEEIRERFGGLDVIFLNAAIVRSLPIEADAFDEAAYDDLFNVNVKGQFFTLQKALPLLHDGGSIIFNVGIGATRGIPGGAAVSAATKGALLSMVPSLVLELAPRRIRVNAVSPGPIDTGIWARQGMPAEVLEEVAKATVAQVPLGRFGTSEEVAEVVAFLASDAAGFITGENLVVGGGVGIRS, from the coding sequence ATGTCCGCACCCGTAGCCCTGATCACCGGTGGCACCAGTGGAATCGGCAAGGCCACCGCCGAATTGCTCCATCGTCGCGGATACCAGGTGATCGTCACCGGACAGAACCCCGACACCATCGCCGCGGCCGAGAAGGAATTCCCCGAAGGAGTGGTCGTGGTGCGCGCCGACGCCCGCTCACTGGCCGAGACCGACCGCGTCGTCGAGGAAATCCGTGAGCGCTTCGGCGGACTCGATGTCATATTTCTCAACGCCGCCATCGTCCGCAGTCTACCGATCGAAGCCGACGCATTCGACGAGGCCGCCTACGACGACCTTTTCAACGTCAATGTCAAAGGCCAGTTCTTCACCCTCCAAAAGGCGCTCCCCCTGCTCCATGACGGAGGTTCCATCATTTTCAATGTCGGGATCGGCGCCACCAGGGGAATTCCCGGCGGGGCCGCCGTCTCCGCCGCCACCAAGGGAGCGCTGCTTTCCATGGTGCCGTCCCTCGTCCTCGAACTGGCTCCCCGGCGCATTCGCGTCAACGCCGTCAGCCCCGGCCCGATCGACACCGGAATATGGGCCAGACAAGGGATGCCGGCCGAAGTGCTGGAAGAGGTCGCCAAGGCCACGGTCGCCCAGGTCCCCCTCGGGAGGTTCGGGACGAGCGAAGAGGTCGCCGAAGTCGTGGCGTTCCTGGCCTCGGACGCGGCCGGCTTCATCACCGGGGAGAACCTCGTCGTGGGTGGGGGTGTCGGGATCAGGTCGTAG
- a CDS encoding LysR family transcriptional regulator → MADTPPPVDLDLRLVRYFTVVAEYRHFRRAAEALHITQPSLSRQIRRLERQLGARLIDRTPQGSKLTEAGEVFLSRAKALLRSAAQAAAHTRAAAEPSRITIGYIMNTIVTPAVRELRHRNPDADVHTLHLTWNDARTALLDHRVDAAVTRLPFPTGELRVTVLYDEPRVLVVPVDHPLAGKESVTVADIADEPLIRATDPVWNAFWRIDPRPDGSRAPDGPLAEGVEDKLELIASGQAVTIAPGAYGQGLRPDLVTVPLYGVEPSHVVLATRADDNSRLVAAFRKCARVHLTGPPSAGSTATR, encoded by the coding sequence ATGGCAGACACGCCGCCTCCGGTGGATCTCGATCTTCGGCTGGTGCGGTATTTCACCGTCGTCGCCGAGTACCGGCACTTCCGCCGCGCCGCCGAGGCCCTCCACATCACCCAGCCGTCCCTGAGCCGGCAGATCCGCCGGCTCGAACGACAGCTGGGGGCCAGGCTGATCGACCGCACCCCGCAGGGCAGCAAGCTCACCGAGGCCGGGGAGGTCTTCCTGTCCCGCGCCAAGGCGCTGCTGCGATCCGCCGCCCAGGCCGCGGCCCACACCCGGGCCGCCGCCGAGCCGAGCCGGATCACCATCGGCTACATCATGAACACCATCGTCACCCCGGCAGTGCGCGAGCTGCGCCACCGGAACCCGGACGCCGACGTCCACACCCTGCACCTGACCTGGAACGACGCACGGACCGCCCTGCTCGACCACCGGGTGGACGCGGCGGTGACCCGGCTGCCGTTCCCGACCGGTGAGCTGCGGGTGACGGTCCTCTACGACGAACCCCGGGTGCTGGTGGTGCCCGTCGACCACCCCTTGGCCGGGAAGGAGTCGGTCACCGTCGCCGACATCGCCGACGAACCCCTGATCCGGGCGACGGATCCGGTCTGGAACGCCTTCTGGCGGATCGACCCCCGCCCCGACGGCAGCCGCGCACCCGACGGCCCCCTCGCCGAGGGTGTGGAGGACAAACTCGAACTCATCGCCTCCGGGCAGGCCGTGACCATCGCACCCGGCGCCTACGGCCAGGGCCTCCGCCCCGATCTCGTCACCGTCCCGCTGTACGGGGTCGAGCCGAGTCATGTGGTGCTGGCCACCCGCGCCGACGACAACAGCCGCCTCGTGGCGGCCTTCCGCAAGTGCGCCCGGGTCCACCTCACCGGTCCGCCCTCGGCCGGCTCAACGGCCACTCGGTGA